From one Equus caballus isolate H_3958 breed thoroughbred unplaced genomic scaffold, TB-T2T haplotype2-0000610, whole genome shotgun sequence genomic stretch:
- the LOC138922197 gene encoding ral guanine nucleotide dissociation stimulator-like isoform X1, protein MCSCIPSLRGSGAQRANNDSLLQRCRHWLRPHLQDLRPFGRRNPQSSTQEMVQELAHGSYGSISLDRGQVQQTTDLARGWTEGRRGESLGQRNEACRMRALQAGLLERLPPSIGPALAPRNMANVTTIVFDCAAVLTSHGVLDHLLATMRLASLRVIWPGSHLGGPAYLPQVQLQHLGPRRAELEAPVPELLPALEPEQGPAPGPEAAPAVVPPSAPELEAASPPAASPPAASPPSASPGPERAPSASAPVPASELEQDAPLTFGRSLPPAAEVTAEASAELREERPKLLDFPPKLVAEQLTRMDAELFKKVEPRHCLGFVWCQRPNGSKEYLAPTVRATINQFLHVSGCVITTCLGDLSMTAQDRARVVELWIQVAKECRVLGNYASLRAIVSALQSPSISRLQKTWGRVARKSSRKLKRFIKDQWVSRRQLVKEATSMLTSLETGPTGAQKGLIPFLGTFLNYLLLLDTNMEDYLEGNEINFEKRSEEFKVTEQIFLLQEAVHLYHIEAEERFGAWFEAMEPLSEDESYSLSCHLEPPQERAGKMRRFFLPKKNRASLSSGLVTRPLTQNPATVADPGPSNSSSAACSSAAGTRLGNTRGPRPAPPMLMGRRTF, encoded by the exons atgtgttcatgtatcccctctttgcgaggctctggcgcacagagagccaacaatgacagtcttctccagcgctgtcgacactggctgagaccgcacctccaagacctcaggccattcggaagaaggaaccctcag agctccacccaggagatggtccaggagctggcgcatgggtcctacggctccatctccctggacagggggcaagtgcagcagaccaccgaccttgcccggggctggactgaggggaga cgcggagagtcactcgggcagcggaatgaggcctgcaggatgcgggccctccaggcaggcctgctggagaggctgccgccgtccataggaccagccttggcgcctcgaaacatggccaacgtcaccaccatcgtgtttgactgcgcggctgtcctcacctcccacggggtcctggaccacctacttgctac gatgcggctggcctctctgcgtgtcatctggcctgggtcgcacctgggaggccctgcctaccttccccaggtccagctgcaacatctggggcccaggagggcagagctggaag cgccagttccagagctcctgccggctctagagccagagcaagggccagctccggggccagaggcagctccagctgtagttccaccgtccgcgccggagctggaggcggcctcaccaccagcagcctcacctccagcagcctcacctccatcggcctctccagggccggagcgagcgccatcagcttcagccccagtgccagcttctgagctggagcaagatgcgccattgacttttggacgatctctgcctccagctgccgaagtcaccgcagaagcgagcgccgagctgagagaggagaggcctaagctgctggacttccctccgaagctggtggccgagcagctgacccggatggatgcg gagctgttcaagaaggtggagccccgccactgcctgggttttgtgtggtgccagcggcccaatgggagcaaggagtacctggctcccacggttcgggccactatcaaccagtttcttcacgtgtccggctgcgtcatcacgacgtgccttggggacctcagcatgacggcccaggacagggccagagtcgtcgagctgtggattcaggtggccaag gagtgccgagtccttggaaattatgcgtccctgcgtgccatcgtgtctgctctgcagagcccctccatcagccgtctgcaaaagacatggggacgagttgccag gaagagctctcgaaagttgaagaggttcatcaaagaccagtgggtgagcaggaggcagctggtgaag gaggcgacctctatgttgaccagcctggagacgggccccacaggtgcccagaag gggctcatccccttccttggcacattcctcaattacctactgctgctggacaccaacatggaggattacctggag ggaaatgagatcaattttgagaaaaggagtgag gaattcaaagtcaccgagcagatcttcctgctccaggaggcagtccatctttaccacattgaggctgaggagcgatttggggcctggttcgaggccatggagcccctcagcgaggatgagag ctacagcctgtcctgccacctggagcccccacaggagagggccggcaagatgcgccggtttttcctgcccaagaagaaccgcgcgtctctcagctcagggctcg tcaccagacccctgacgcagaacccagcaacagtggcagatcccggtccttccaacagctcgagtgcagcctgctcttcagcggcggggacgcggctgggaaacacgcggggccccaggccggctcctcccatgctgatggggagaagaacattctaa
- the LOC138922197 gene encoding ral guanine nucleotide dissociation stimulator-like isoform X2 yields MSCSYPRWWLAGWKSSTQEMVQELAHGSYGSISLDRGQVQQTTDLARGWTEGRRGESLGQRNEACRMRALQAGLLERLPPSIGPALAPRNMANVTTIVFDCAAVLTSHGVLDHLLATMRLASLRVIWPGSHLGGPAYLPQVQLQHLGPRRAELEAPVPELLPALEPEQGPAPGPEAAPAVVPPSAPELEAASPPAASPPAASPPSASPGPERAPSASAPVPASELEQDAPLTFGRSLPPAAEVTAEASAELREERPKLLDFPPKLVAEQLTRMDAELFKKVEPRHCLGFVWCQRPNGSKEYLAPTVRATINQFLHVSGCVITTCLGDLSMTAQDRARVVELWIQVAKECRVLGNYASLRAIVSALQSPSISRLQKTWGRVARKSSRKLKRFIKDQWVSRRQLVKEATSMLTSLETGPTGAQKGLIPFLGTFLNYLLLLDTNMEDYLEGNEINFEKRSEEFKVTEQIFLLQEAVHLYHIEAEERFGAWFEAMEPLSEDESYSLSCHLEPPQERAGKMRRFFLPKKNRASLSSGLVTRPLTQNPATVADPGPSNSSSAACSSAAGTRLGNTRGPRPAPPMLMGRRTF; encoded by the exons atgtcgtgttcatatcccaggtggtggctggcaggatggaag agctccacccaggagatggtccaggagctggcgcatgggtcctacggctccatctccctggacagggggcaagtgcagcagaccaccgaccttgcccggggctggactgaggggaga cgcggagagtcactcgggcagcggaatgaggcctgcaggatgcgggccctccaggcaggcctgctggagaggctgccgccgtccataggaccagccttggcgcctcgaaacatggccaacgtcaccaccatcgtgtttgactgcgcggctgtcctcacctcccacggggtcctggaccacctacttgctac gatgcggctggcctctctgcgtgtcatctggcctgggtcgcacctgggaggccctgcctaccttccccaggtccagctgcaacatctggggcccaggagggcagagctggaag cgccagttccagagctcctgccggctctagagccagagcaagggccagctccggggccagaggcagctccagctgtagttccaccgtccgcgccggagctggaggcggcctcaccaccagcagcctcacctccagcagcctcacctccatcggcctctccagggccggagcgagcgccatcagcttcagccccagtgccagcttctgagctggagcaagatgcgccattgacttttggacgatctctgcctccagctgccgaagtcaccgcagaagcgagcgccgagctgagagaggagaggcctaagctgctggacttccctccgaagctggtggccgagcagctgacccggatggatgcg gagctgttcaagaaggtggagccccgccactgcctgggttttgtgtggtgccagcggcccaatgggagcaaggagtacctggctcccacggttcgggccactatcaaccagtttcttcacgtgtccggctgcgtcatcacgacgtgccttggggacctcagcatgacggcccaggacagggccagagtcgtcgagctgtggattcaggtggccaag gagtgccgagtccttggaaattatgcgtccctgcgtgccatcgtgtctgctctgcagagcccctccatcagccgtctgcaaaagacatggggacgagttgccag gaagagctctcgaaagttgaagaggttcatcaaagaccagtgggtgagcaggaggcagctggtgaag gaggcgacctctatgttgaccagcctggagacgggccccacaggtgcccagaag gggctcatccccttccttggcacattcctcaattacctactgctgctggacaccaacatggaggattacctggag ggaaatgagatcaattttgagaaaaggagtgag gaattcaaagtcaccgagcagatcttcctgctccaggaggcagtccatctttaccacattgaggctgaggagcgatttggggcctggttcgaggccatggagcccctcagcgaggatgagag ctacagcctgtcctgccacctggagcccccacaggagagggccggcaagatgcgccggtttttcctgcccaagaagaaccgcgcgtctctcagctcagggctcg tcaccagacccctgacgcagaacccagcaacagtggcagatcccggtccttccaacagctcgagtgcagcctgctcttcagcggcggggacgcggctgggaaacacgcggggccccaggccggctcctcccatgctgatggggagaagaacattctaa